A stretch of Toxoplasma gondii ME49 chromosome V, whole genome shotgun sequence DNA encodes these proteins:
- a CDS encoding patched family protein (encoded by transcript TGME49_285470~Predicted trans-membrane domain (TMHMM2.0):53-76:388-411:417-440:449-472:491-514:523-546:672-695:936-959:963-986:1039-1062:1068-1091), which yields MGREGVGLRWWQRLTRRYLAFCQELLVQKESIVAAIGEGFGKWARICYRYPYHVMLASLVLCVAMASGLLPPTPVWIDGAEKLYSLPYSRARDDGTLHTSYFGDVLGRKSVVILKHKVEGSNILTWKYLEAIQHLDAIIRGREVDPVGSRKLVIPRTFGDQNDNIFSQSEGKQETEKAVQESNRSAGHASDDALNSGTLSNNSRHPRGSHSSTGMDDRGYMTFEDICLMNPFGECAIDSVLKFGLHELRQMGFLPGEPEVWVFDGTVYNTKQVGFIPEYFLGGITKEQCWRQMPLELAQRLLPSSRIRPLPDQPGFAMVDIDCITKAQAAMLQYDADGRSQFEGRNMMWERLFIQIMKDNQSFGDLEVSFQAFRSRDDELRASTSESKDVVYVVFTFFILATYSTALNFSCDLYRNKLFSALMGFGAAFMGLGAGMGIVAYMGMPMVPTVLICPFLVLGIGVDDMFVVMNCYCVSYTIHDPEERCIQALRISGLGISITTLTNLISFGVGAFSAYMSIRNFCVYSAMALFMGYVFVLTFFFPTLCIDARREECARVCPFCLPDISDRQKVAQERLAEMTDEERKIVESMASLSQEELIAYKVNVFYEEQAIRKATRRIPREGKDDAIMIAVPKLATTIGGLPPDLAREALYEEPRGNVGRKWREFFLCYYGPLLMWFPVKVAVVVAFVAIAAVSVYGFTKLELGLELSELAPGNSYMRRFDADFAHYFNKFDQPTDIFFVDRGNSVDDMSIRTEWWNPKVQAALRAFHKKLESRPTTSRLVNPLLTMLDDPQIGAKLRMGDKQVFEDTIYYQLVHSKSPYRQFKFDFIWTGRELKTWRMRLLPKYMATSEERASWMQQLRNDCDEAAKAFVEISEGDNNEEVEYASSNEKSSSVSLTDKASSAWGTTRDDLRALPSEPIYPIAYTYMMIFYESDLGILSSVLINMLSAGLAMLLVAFVLIPEALAGFLVILMICLIDLALFGFMYFWRVKLHMVSTIALVISIGFAVDYSAHLCHTFTHCKGETREKRVIESLVLMGNPIFHGASSTLLGIMLLGFSESFVFTVFFRMMVMVVAFGASHGMLLLPVILSWIGPMGHTDHGKALESSTSCADLSGEGTVSRPEKPHQLHSKLPKDQFTPSVPFPQHLSHPAEENTSKTNPTLLTSKLRPEASRSGGAPNVLGAAEAEKNAENSHVGRWFLAKMLPKASSGGDRQQIGSETFGSLQGTDEGASFVIDTTGHRRPVVHPRAASLPVPLPVRSLPASLDVQSFRQTHANPHNLADHCFLPYSDQKVRVSADDTAAALRPSGPWAHGDEEPTSSCISSPLDYTAHQQASQLKAHRRSRLLEGQIPNSVENSEANRGTLHGVSSTTASGLPSHPLETASAELELAPMIASSQAAAALSQLREKLWNSVASSRTSTGSGVFLQNKEIYPMASQRCTQRKRSSHESRIGEMKGCCEETQGGEDGREMREPKVCVPLVKEPPFPSVASEVSSAAFSENTTGATNNPDLKKHIVAHPRRVMSCGPTLSLQPSLKSSSVVSSQHPSLVSGNASSISHSKRRNSAVAGKPSFSTAYHSGTATIGGQPVITVRKGIGVVGFPHPGCTSIAGARSGQRRHSTSKGASSGQNLPSLVSNRLPRPPKSGTPHDTQNSRSSDVVGHGFPAAAEELDTGGRRTANSEVGSGAKRSHSTNSVNLGRTPREREPHTRPGSHTFGLVHSSSLPSNVARDGECKHTPLPPASRSSSAVSTTFANTSTHNARPKSQNSPVSYVSSHASKKLILPPTHLATSHQRGRSSQNHSQPTHVMGKADQDKGQALESVSSLDAPAGSASKRRNSTGNLMANRGRRELGVVSASGHSETEQKRGESRQQRSGRRDTRDPNGQGMEAGDERTEDEISKPGCGKEEDQTKGGGLFQQLLHRGMSLRKTRDEGPLA from the exons ATGGGGAGGGAGGGGGTGGGTTTGAGGTGGTGGCAGCGGCTCACCCGCCGCTACCTCGCTTTCTGCCAGGAACTTCTGGTTCAGAAAGAGTCAATTGTTGCTGCTATCGGCGAGGGATTCGGAAAATGGGCTCGCATCTGTTACCGCTACCCGTACCATGTGATGCTTGcatctctcgttctctgcgtGGCAATGGCGTCTGGACTCCTGCCCCCAACACCCGTCTGGATCGATGGCGCGGAGAAATTGTACTCCCTTCCTTACTCGAGGGCCAGAGATGATGGAACACTGCACACGTCATATTTTGGAGATGTGCTGGGTCGGAAGAGTGTCGTTATTCTTAAACATAAAGTCGAAGGGTCAAATATTCTGACTTGGAAGTACCTCGAAGCCATCCAGCATTTGGACGCGATCATTCGAGGTCGTGAAGTTGACCCGGTAGGAAGCCGCAAGCTTGTGATCCCTCGAACGTTTGGAGACCAAAATGATAACATTTTTTCACAGTCAGAAGGAaagcaagagacagagaaggccgTGCAAGAAAGTAACCGCTCTGCCGGACACGCAAGCGACGATGCGCTCAATAGTGGTACACTGAGCAACAACAGCAGACACCCTCGCGGGTCGCACAGCTCTACGGGTATGGACGACCGAGGTTACATGACATTTGAAGATATTTGCTTGATGAACCCTTTTGGTGAATGTGCAATCGATTCTGTGTTGAAGTTCGGTCTACATGAACTGCGACAGATGGGCTTCCTTCCAGGTGAACCAGAAGTTTGGGTTTTCGATGGAACGGTGTACAACACAAAGCAAGTGGGGTTCATTCCGGAATACTTCCTTGGCGGCATCACCAAAGAGCAATGCTGGAGGCAAATGCCACTCGAACTAGCGCAGCGactgcttccttcctctcgcatCAGGCCCCTTCCTGATCAGCCTGGTTTTGCTATGGTTGACATCGACTGTATAACCAAAGCACAGGCCGCCATGCTTCAGTACGACGCCGATGGCCGATCTCAGTTCGAGGGACGAAATATGATGTGGGAGCGGCTGTTCATCCAGATCATGAAGGATAACCAGTCGTTTGGAGACCTTGAGGTCTCTTTCCAAGCGTTTCGATCTCGCGACGACGAGTTAAGAGCGTCAACATCTGAATCAAAGGACGTCGTCTACGTCGTCTTCACATTTTTCATTCTGGCTACATATTCGACAGCCCTCAACTTCTCCTGTGATCTATATCGTAACAAGCTATTTTCCGCCTTAATGGGGTTTGGTGCAGCCTTCATGGGACTTGGGGCCGGCATGGGCATTGTCGCGTACATGGGAATGCCTATGGTGCCGACTGTACTAATTTGTCCTTTTCTAGTGCTCGGTATTGGAGTCGACGACATGTTTGTCGTCATGAATTGCTACTGCGTAAGCTACACAATTCACGACCCGGAAGAACGTTGCATCCAGGCTCTCCGTATTTCAGGACTTGGAATCAGTATCACTACGCTTACCAACCTTATCTCGTTTGGTGTCGGCGCCTTTAGCGCCTACATGTCCATCAGGAACTTCTGTGTTTACTCGGCGATGGCCCTTTTTATGGGATACGTCTTTGTCCTCACGTTCTTTTTCCCCACCCTGTGCATCGATGCTAGACGAGAGGAATGCGCGCGTGTAtgtcctttctgtctccccgaCATCTCTGATCGTCAAAAGGTGGCGCAGGAACGGCTTGCCGAAAtgacagacgaggagagaaaaatcGTGGAAAGCATGGCCTCTCTGAGTCAAGAGGAACTCATTGCATACAAGGTGAATGTCTTCTACGAGGAACAGGCCATCAGAAAGGCTACAC GACGCATACCGCGTGAAGGAAAGGACGATGCCATCATGATTGCCGTTCCGAAATTGGCCACAACAATCGGCGGTCTGCCCCCCGATTTGGCACGTGAAGCGCTGTATGAAGAACCAAGAGGGAATGTAGGCCGAAAGTGGCGAGAATTCTTCCTGTGCTACTATGGACCACTCCTCATGTGGTTCCCGGTGAAG GTCGCTGTGGTGGTCGCTTTCGTGGCGATAGCGGCCGTGTCCGTCTACGGATTCACGAAACTGGAACTCGGACTGGAGTTGTCGGAGCTGGCGCCAGGGAATTCATATATGCGACGGTTCGATGCTGACTTTGCCCATTATTTCAACAAATTCGATCAGCCGACAGACATCTTTTTTGTAGACC GTGGCAACAGCGTCGATGACATGAGTATTCGAACGGAATGGTGGAATCCAAAGGTTCAAGCCGCTCTACGCGCGTTTCATAAGAAACTCGAATCGAGGCCGACCACCTCTCGCCTGGTTAATCCTCTGCTTACGATGCTCGATGATCCGCAGATCGGCGCAAAACTACGAATGGGCGATAAACAG GTGTTTGAGGATACAATATACTACCAGCTCGTTCACTCGAAGTCTCCTTACCGTCAGTTTAAATTTGACTTCATTTGGACAGGCCGGGAACTGAAGACGTGGCGCATGAGGCTTCTTCCCAAGTACATGGCGACTTCCGAAGAAAGAGCCTCATGGATGCAGCAACTTCGAAACGACTGTGATGAGGCCGCCAAAGCCTTCGTGGAGATTTCGGAGGGCGATAATAATGAAGAGGTTGAATACGCCAGTAGCAATGAGAAATCCTCATCTGTTTCGCTTACAGACAAGGCATCTAGTGCCTGGGGAACAACTAGAGACGACCTAAGGGCGTTGCCCAGTGAACCTATCTACCCAATTGCCTATACGTACATGATGATTTTTTATGAGAGCGATTTAGGCATCCTTAGCTCCGTGCTCATCAATATGCTCTCTGCTGGTCTGGCGATGCTCCTT GTGGCCTTCGTTTTGATTCCTGAGGCGCTTGCGGGTTTCCTCGTCATCCTCATGATCTGCCTCATTGACCTCGCGCTTTTCGGCTTCATGTACTTCTGGCGG GTAAAACTCCACATGGTGTCCACGATTGCGCTGGTCATTAGTATCGGGTTTGCCGTCGACTACTCTGCCCACCTTTGTCATACATTCACGCACTGCAAAGGCGAGACAAGGGAAAAGCG AGTCATTGAAAGCCTAGTGCTTATGGGCAATCCAATATTCCACGGGGCGTCGTCAACTCTTCTGGGTATAAtgcttctcggcttctccgagtccttcgtcttcaccgtcttcttcagaaTGATGGTTATG GTTGTCGCCTTCGGCGCGAGTCACGgcatgcttcttcttccggtcATTCTTTCGTGGATTGGTCCAATGGGCCACACAGACCATGGCAAGGCTCTTGAATCGTCCACGTCTTGTGCTGATCTCTCCGGTGAAGGAACGGTTTCACGGCCAGAAAAGCCCCACCAACTTCACAGTAAACTGCCAAAAGACCAGTTTACTCCATCTGTGCCCTTCCCCCAGCATTTGTCACACCCCGCAGAGGAAAATACTTCTAAAACGAATCCGACTCTCCTCACTTCCAAACTTCGACCCGAAGCATCTCGTTCCGGCGGGGCTCCCAATGTCCTAGGAGcagccgaggcagagaaaaacgcagaaaattCCCACGTTGGCCGGTGGTTCCTTGCCAAGATGCTGCCAAAAGCGAGttcaggaggagacagacaacaaATCGGCTCCGAAACATTCGGATCTCTCCAGGGAACTGACGAAGGTGCAAGCTTCGTGATCGATACCACCGGACATCGAAGGCCGGTTGTGCATCCACGAGCCGCGTCGCTCCCGGTTCCCCTGCCCGTCAGAAGTTTGCCGGCTTCTCTAGACGTGCAGAGTTTTCGTCAGACGCACGCGAATCCCCACAACTTAGCTGACCACTGTTTTTTGCCTTATTCTGACCAGAAAGTTCGTGTGTCAGCAGATGACACTGCAGCCGCCCTGAGACCCAGTGGCCCTTGGGCTCACGGGGATGAAGAGCCGACCAGCAGCTGCATCAGCAGTCCACTTGACTACACGGCTCACCAGCAAGCGAGCCAACTGAAAGCACACAGACGAAGCCGTCTGCTCGAAGGACAAATCCCTAACAGCGTCGAGAATTCCGAAGCAAACCGCGGGACGCTTCATGGCGTTTCAAGCACAACAGCGAGTGGTCTGCCGTCTCATCCCCTGGAGACAGCATCGGCAGAACTGGAACTGGCACCAATGATTGCAAGTTCACAAGCTGCAGCGGCGCTCTCTCAGCTAAGGGAAAAATTATGGAACTCAGTAGCATCGAGCCGAACGTCGACCGGCTCGGGCGTGTTCCTACAAAACAAAGAGATCTACCCCATGGCATCGCAGCGGTGCACTCAGCGGAAGCGAAGCAGCCATGAGAGTCGAATTGGTGAAATGAAAGGGTGctgcgaagaaacacagggaggcgaagacggcagagaaaTGAGGGAACCAAAGGTGTGCGTTCCTCTAGTGAAAGAGCCGCCTTTCCCTAGTGTCGCAAGTGAAGTGTCGTCTGCGGCATTTTCCGAAAACACGACGGGAGCGACGAATAATCCGGACCTCAAGAAACACATCGTCGCTCATCCGAGGCGAGTAATGTCTTGTGGACCGACGCTCTCACTCCAACCCTCTCTTAAATCCTCTTCCGTTGTTTCGTCCCAACAtccctctctcgtttccggCAATGCGAGCAGCATCTCCCATTCCAAAAGGAGAAATTCCGCGGTGGCAGGGAAACCATCGTTCTCAACTGCGTACCATAGTGGCACCGCAACGATCGGTGGACAACCGGTCATAACCGTTAGAAAGGGCATTGGGGTTGTAGGTTTCCCTCATCCCGGGTGTACATCCATCGCGGGAGCGCGGAGCGGACAGCGCAGGCACTCTACCAGCAAAGGAGCAAGCAGCGGACAAAATTTGCCTTCTCTTGTCTCGAATAGACTTCCTCGACCTCCAAAGAGTGGCACTCCACACGACACACAGAACAGTCGCTCCAGTGACGTGGTGGGACACGGTTTCCCAGCGGCCGCAGAGGAACTCGACACCGGAGGACGACGTACGGCAAACAGTGAAGTGGGAAGTGGAGCAAAACGAAGTCACTCGACGAACAGCGTCAACCTCGGACGGACGCCGAGGGAGCGAGAGCCACATACACGTCCTGGAAGTCACACCTTCGGGCTTGTCcattcctcgtctcttccgtcAAACGTTGCTAGAGACGGGGAATGCAAACACACACCGCTCCCTCCCGCATCGCGCTCGTCGTCTGCTGTTTCTACGACCTTTGCCAATACCTCAACACACAATGCACGGCCAAAGAGTCAAAATTCTCCCGTTTCCTACGTCTCGTCCCACGCGTCGAAGAAACTAATTTTGCCGCCTACACACCTCGCGACATCGCACCAAAGGGGCAGATCCTCACAGAATCACAGTCAACCCACTCACGTGATGGGTAAGGCAGACCAAGACAAGGGACAGGCTCTCGAATCAGTTTCGTCTCTGGATGCTCCGGCCGGGTCAGCATCCAAACGAAGGAACAGCACAGGCAACTTGATGGCAAATCGAGGCCGACGGGAGCTTGGTGTCGTGTCCGCGAGCGGACACAGTGAAACGGAacagaaaaggggagagagcagacaacAAAGATCGGgccgaagagacacaagagatCCGAACGGCCAAGGAATGGAGGCAGGGGACGAACGCACTGAAGACGAAATTAGCAAACCAGGGTgcgggaaggaagaagaccaAACCAAGGGAGGAGGTCTCTTTCAACAGCTTTTGCACAGGGGGATGAGTCTGCGGAAAACGAGGGACGAAGGGCCACTCGCatga